The following proteins are co-located in the Triplophysa dalaica isolate WHDGS20190420 chromosome 2, ASM1584641v1, whole genome shotgun sequence genome:
- the slc25a4 gene encoding ADP/ATP translocase 1, producing MSDAVISFLKDFLAGGVAAAISKTAVAPIERVKLLLQVQHASKQITVETQYKGIIDCVVRIPKEQGFVSFWRGNLANVIRYFPTQALNFAFKDKYKKIFLGGVDKNTQFWRYFAGNLASGGAAGATSLCFVYPLDFARTRLAADIGKGATGREFSGLGNCLSKTFKSDGMKGLYLGFNVSVQGIIIYRAAYFGVYDTAKGMLPDPKNTHIVISWMIAQTVTAAAGILSYPFDTVRRRMMMQSGRKGADIMYKGTIDCWKKITKDEGASAFFKGAWSNVLRGMGGAFVLVLYDEIKKYT from the exons ATGTCTGACGCAGTAATCAGCTTTTTGAAGGATTTTTTGGCCGGTGGTGTGGCCGCTGCCATCTCCAAGACAGCTGTGGCTCCCATCGAAAGAGTTAAACTGTTACTGCAG GTCCAGCATGCCAGCAAACAGATCACAGTTGAGACACAGTACAAGGGAATCATCGACTGCGTAGTGAGAATTCCCAAAGAGCAGGGCTTTGTGTCTTTCTGGAGAGGCAATCTTGCCAATGTCATCAGATACTTCCCCACGCAAGCCCTCAACTTTGCCTTCAAGGACAAGTACAAGAAGATATTCCTTGGAGGTGTGGACAAGAACACCCAATTCTGGCGTTACTTTGCCGGTAATCTGGCTTCTGGTGGCGCGGCTGGTGCCACATCCCTGTGCTTTGTCTACCCTCTTGACTTCGCCAGAACAAGGCTTGCTGCTGACATTGGCAAAGGCGCAACAGGAAGAGAGTTCAGTGGTCTTGGAAACTGCCTTTCCAAGACTTTCAAGTCTGATGGTATGAAAGGTCTTTATCTCGGCTTCAATGTGTCTGTGCAGGGCATTATTATCTACAGAGCGGCTTACTTCGGTGTCTACGATACAGCTAAAG GTATGCTGCCCGACCCCAAGAACACACACATTGTCATCAGCTGGATGATCGCCCAGACTGTCACAGCTGCTGCTGGAATCTTGTCATATCCCTTCGACACCGTCAGACGTCGTATGATGATGCAGTCTGGACGCAAAGGAG CTGACATCATGTATAAGGGCACAATTGACTGCTGGAAAAAGATCACCAAAGATGAGGGCGCCAGTGCCTTCTTCAAGGGTGCTTGGTCCAATGTGCTCAGAGGCATGGGCGGCGCTTTTGTGCTGGTCCTGTATGACGAGATCAAGAAGTATACATAA